The Fusarium oxysporum f. sp. lycopersici 4287 chromosome 1, whole genome shotgun sequence DNA segment AGAGAAGAGCATACACTCATCCCGCTTGGCCTTCTCGTCCTTGCACACACAGCAGGGCTTGAAGGGATGTTAGAATAGTAATTGAGAGCCGTTTtgaccaaggagaagctcaCCTTGGGCTTGCTAGCAGCTGTGGTGGAAGGGGACGCAACATTTGCGGCGGCGCCCACGGGCGAAGCTATAGAGCCAAGTTAGTGTGAATTTAAGACCAATTGAGTGCTTGGGAGACTATAACATACAGATTGTTGTTTGAGCTGCGTCCATTGTGTCTAATTGTAATTCGTGGTTGTGAA contains these protein-coding regions:
- a CDS encoding cytochrome c oxidase assembly protein subunit 17, which gives rise to MDAAQTTISSPVGAAANVASPSTTAASKPKPCCVCKDEKAKRDECMLFSNAKDPAADCKSLIDQYRSCMSGFGYQV